The genomic region TGTCGTTAAAAGTGAACGTAGTATTGGAGGCAGAATTTGTGCTGCGCAACGaggtttcggtgaaaagttttaGCATGCGAAACTTCGCGCTCTTTCAATCATCGAATCTACGGCGCTAGTACGTGAAAGATGTTGTACCAACGCTTTTGACATCGATAGAAGAGTTTCAAGAACGAGGCAGTGGATGGGCGTTATCGaagatcctgcatttgatggtgaatTCCAACAAGTATCAGCCGTTACAAGCAGGTTGTCAGGTATCCGTGCCTCGAACAGTGCAATTAAAGAAAGCAGTCCTCAATGTGTACAGTGACGACGATAATGCATGTTTCTATTGGGCAGTGGTGGCAAGCCTCTATCcagctaaaaataatttgaatcgcaCATCATCCTATCCGCATTACAGCGATGTGCTCCACACCGAGGGATTCCAATTGCCGATGTTGTTCAAGGACATACCAAAGTTCGAAAAAGCGAATGACGTTTCCGTGAACGTGTTCGAATGGGGAGGGGAACAAGAAAGATGTCAGACGTTGCATTTGACCTCAAGGAAGCGGGAGAAACATGTAAATTTACTGCTCATACACGACTCTGAAAACTTGCGCAATCATTATCTCTGTATTAGGAATTCATCTCGTCTGGTTTCATCTCAGATCAGCACGCAGCACAACAAGCATATTTGCGATCGGTAAGATCCACACAtgtaaattttttttctttcttttggatagtggtggtgatggtggtgggcgagaaaaattaaaataaaaaattatgtttttttgtcaggtgtctacagtatttcaaatcgcaggaaaaattgAACATTCACGAAATCGACTGcagtcgaatgaacgaatgtgctTTGAAACTTCCGACGGAAAACGATAAGTGGCTGAAGTTCAAGAATTATGCGTACAAGGAACCGACACCGTTCGTTATCTACGCAGACTTGGAATGCCTGCTGGAGAAACAGGAAGATCAAGGTCATGGAGCTTACTGTAGATATCAACATCACCATGCCTTCAGCGTAGGCTACTACCTCCATTGTCGATACGACAGTTCGTTGAGCGAGTATCGGGCTTATCGTGATGAGAAgggttgtatcgcatggtttgcaTCGAAGTTGCACGAGTTGAGCTGTAAATTGCAGCCGGTGTTTGATCGAACGGTTCCAATGGCTTCGTTGACCGCCGCGCAAATCTCAACTTTTCGTACCGCCACGTATTGTCACGTGTGCGAAGAACCACTCGGTAATGACGACGTGCGAGTGCGTGATCATTGTCATTTCACAGGTGCGTATCGGTGTCCGGCGCACAGCCGTTGCAATCTGAGCTATCAATCCTCGTACGTGATACCGGTGGTTTTTCACAATTTGTCCGGCTACGACGCACACTTTTCTACCAAAGAATTGGCAAACGCGTTCGAAGGTGAAATAGACGCGTTACCGCTGACGAAAGAGAAgtacatttctttcacgaaacacAGTAAGAGGAATAAAGATGTGATCAAAAAATCGTGGAAGAAGTGCATAAAGTTTCGGTTCATCGATTCGTTCAAGTTCTTGAATTCGAGTCTGGACAAGTTGTCGTCGTACTTGGACAAGAGTGACTTGCGTATCGTGAGGAGCCAATTCAATTGTCTTTCGAACGATGATTTTCATCTTCTAACCAGGAAAGGCGTTTTCCCATACGACTATGTATCGATCTATGACAAATTAAGCGACACTTGTTTACCACCGCGCGAAGCATTTTATAATCAGTTATGCGACAGCGAGATATCCGACGTCGACTATTGTCACGCGAACGaagtttggtcacgtttcggtatacaaacgttaggacagtacagcgacttgtacttgaaattggatgtgttgttgttggccgacgtgtttgaaaattttcgcgaaaagtCGCTTGAGAATTATAAACTCGATCCAGCGCACTATTATACGTTGCCCGGTTTCGCGTGGGACGCGATGCTAAAATTGACGAAGATCGAGTTGGAATTGTTCACCGACGTTGACATGCTTTTGTTCGTGTAGCGGGGAATACGAGATGGGTTGAGTCAATGTTCGCAtcgttacgcgcgcgcgaataacaagtatatgtcgacgtacgattcggccgaaccgtccagctatctgatgtatttcgatgttaataatttgtatggcTGGGTCATGTCGCAGTCTTTGCCGCACAGGGGTTTCCAATGGGTTGACGATACGAGTAATTTCAACATCGATTCCGTGCCGATCGACAGCCCCGTCGGGTACATTTTAGAGGTCGACTTAGAGTGTCCTCTGGAAATTCATGATGCTCATGCGGATCTTCCATTTTGCCCGATTCACGAGGTTGGGCCGTTGCAAAAGAAACTGTTGTCAACGCTTAGCGATAAGAATCGTTACGTTCTCCATTATCGATGCCTCCAACAATGTTTgaggtataatttaaaattaaagaaaattcatcggatactgaagtttgaacaatcatgttggttacgtcgttacatagatttaaatacgaggttgcgcgccaacgcaaacaatgacttctcgaagaatctgttcaaactgatgaacaatgcaGTGTTTGGAAAAACGATGGAGAACTTTCGAAATCATGTAAACGTAAAGTTGCTCTCGCGATGGAGCGGTCGTCACGGTGCTAAGCGTTTAATAGCTCGACCAAATTTCCATAGCTGTACCGTATTCTCCGAGGATTTTGTCGCAGTTCAAATGAACCagctttctattaaattttataaacctatttacttaggcatgtcagtgttggacatatcaaaattacatttgtatgattttcattatggctacatgcttccaattatgacagaaataaCGCGTAAGGTgacacaaaattaaagcgccggaattcgtgaggagacgacacgcgatttatttgattcggactccacagtcctttggtttacaaactttggagcacggctccgtttgacGTATGAAGTGTAGCACGGTTACGAaagaagtataacaattgaagcacggcttcgtataggcgcaaggggcgctaaattaaacttgtctgtaagcgataacgatacttggagaatctccGTTATCACattttgcggcagtatatatagacacctggccgatgctcaaggtgacgcatcgtcaggtgtcgaaggccggtcattgcctcctaaggcaaaaacactGCATGTgtacattaggccgaggcgagcgtttgacggtcgggccaacgcacgtcgatcgtgttattgtcttgccgcctcgccgtttattcgacaaaaacggcgagacggcgtacatcgaaagtcgatcgtgcgttgacccgcggtccgcgattctgCCGGAAcaaaagtattaggattaaTGAAGGAGACGAGAACGGGGGCAAAATCATGACAGAGTTTGTGGGTCTTCGCTCGAAAATGTATACTATTCGGGTACAGACAAAGACGATGTAACAAAAATTAAAGGAATTAAGACTAACgtgacgattaaaaatataactttcgaCGACTATTTAGCATGCCTTCACGATCATCTAGAAAAATCAGTTTACATTAAATCGATAATGTCTATGCAACATCAAGTGTATTCACTATCGCAGAGCTAATTAGCATTGAGTCCATATGATGATAAGcgatacattttaaacaattcgatcgaaaccCTTCCTTGGAGACATTATAAAATCGCGAAGGGGGGGAGTGAGAAAAAATAAAAGCGgttatataatttcatcgatgttCCGAATCCCATGTTGCGCGCGTGTTCACTTTTATTTGTAAGCGGAAGGGGCGTATACGCTCCTTGTATTGTTATCTTATGTGTAAGAAAGGGGGGAAAATGGTAGGGGAATTGTATATATAAGCTTTTGACATTGCGCACAGCGAGCAGTGCGTTCTACAGATTACTTACTTATTGCGCAGTTGTTcttcagtattataatattcacaatgtcaaatcaaaccaataattttctacataaaaatggatcttacaacgattataaaaattacgGCTAAGGAAAGAAAGTTTGAAAAGAATAAAAAGTTCCttttatgaaaaaaaagaaaaaaatactgtatgttatttctttttttatagatACTCCATTTCGATGAAACGGACGTTTCAACAGTCGTAACCCCAGTCGCAGCAGAAGCAGTTGCAGATACCGTGCAACGCACGAATCTTGGGTAGAAGATACTCTATAACCggcaattatttcaagttccttgaaaTTTGTGTACGCGTGGATGAAAACTTGCGCGTCGAGTTTGTCTTGAGGGACAATCGTGGAATagagatttctttttcaatggCTACGTGGAAACTGCTGGTGAAAACTAGAGATTATATTCACAGTCATCTCGACGCGGACAAGAAGGAAAAGCAAATTGATAAGACTTTATCGttacaaattgttaattttaatggaatg from Megalopta genalis isolate 19385.01 unplaced genomic scaffold, iyMegGena1_principal scaffold0098, whole genome shotgun sequence harbors:
- the LOC143262214 gene encoding uncharacterized protein LOC143262214, giving the protein MSINGISCNTRSDLSLKVNVVLEAEFVLRNEVSYVKDVVPTLLTSIEEFQERGSGWALSKILHLMVNSNKYQPLQAGCQVSVPRTVQLKKAVLNVYSDDDNACFYWAVVASLYPAKNNLNRTSSYPHYSDVLHTEGFQLPMLFKDIPKFEKANDVSVNVFEWGGEQERCQTLHLTSRKREKHEFISSGFISDQHAAQQAYLRSEKLNIHEIDCSRMNECALKLPTENDKWLKFKNYAYKEPTPFVIYADLECLLEKQEDQGHGAYCRYQHHHAFSVGYYLHCRYDSSLSEYRAYRDEKGCIAWFASKLHELSCKLQPVFDRTVPMASLTAAQISTFRTATYCHVCEEPLGAYRCPAHSRCNLSYQSSYVIPVVFHNLSGYDAHFSTKELANAFEGEIDALPLTKEKYISFTKHSKRNKDVIKKSWKKCIKFRFIDSFKFLNSSLDKLSSYLDKSDLRIVRSQFNCLSNDDFHLLTRKGVFPYDYVSIYDKLSDTCLPPREAFYNQLCDSEISDVDYCHANEVWSRFAHYYTLPGFAWDAMLKLTKIELELFTDVDMLLFV